In Deltaproteobacteria bacterium, a single window of DNA contains:
- a CDS encoding MoxR family ATPase, protein MTVPQAPTTHPEDLEKVERLAKARARIVTEIGKRIVGQSEVIEHLLIALFSRGHGLFVGVPGLAKTLLISTLAEVLDLSFNRIQFTPDLMPSDITGTDVLEEDHTTGKRVFRFVKGPVFANLILADEINRTPPKTQAALLQAMQEQKVTAGGQTYDLPAPFLVFATQNPVEQEGTYPLPEAQFDRFMFMIDVDYPSADEEVKIVQTTTGPLKVVPDRALSPEEILDFQELVLRVPASERVVRHAVDLVRTSRPGQVGAPDYIEQFLAWGAGPRASQYLVLAGKARAILHGRTAVEVEDVRALAKPVLQHRLLTSFHAEAEGVTSRTIIDQLLETVKP, encoded by the coding sequence ATGACCGTGCCCCAGGCCCCCACGACCCACCCCGAGGACCTCGAGAAGGTCGAGCGGCTCGCGAAGGCGCGAGCGCGGATCGTCACCGAGATCGGCAAGCGGATCGTCGGTCAGTCCGAGGTCATCGAGCACCTCCTCATCGCGCTCTTCTCCCGGGGGCACGGCCTCTTCGTGGGGGTGCCGGGCCTGGCGAAGACCCTGCTGATCTCCACGCTGGCGGAGGTCCTCGACCTCTCCTTCAACCGGATCCAGTTCACCCCGGACCTGATGCCCTCGGACATCACCGGCACCGACGTGCTGGAGGAGGATCACACCACCGGCAAGCGGGTCTTCCGCTTCGTGAAGGGGCCGGTCTTCGCGAACCTGATCCTGGCCGACGAGATCAACCGCACCCCGCCCAAGACCCAGGCGGCGCTCCTCCAGGCGATGCAGGAGCAGAAGGTGACCGCCGGCGGCCAGACCTACGACCTGCCCGCGCCCTTCCTGGTCTTCGCCACCCAGAACCCGGTCGAGCAGGAGGGCACCTATCCGCTGCCCGAGGCCCAGTTCGATCGCTTCATGTTCATGATCGACGTGGACTACCCCTCGGCGGACGAGGAGGTGAAGATCGTCCAGACCACCACCGGGCCGCTGAAGGTGGTGCCCGACCGCGCCCTCTCCCCCGAGGAGATCCTCGACTTCCAGGAGCTGGTCCTGCGGGTGCCGGCGAGCGAGCGGGTCGTGCGCCACGCCGTCGACCTGGTCCGCACCTCGCGGCCGGGGCAGGTGGGCGCGCCGGACTACATCGAGCAGTTCCTGGCCTGGGGGGCCGGCCCCCGGGCGAGCCAGTACCTGGTGCTGGCGGGCAAGGCCCGGGCCATCCTCCACGGCCGCACCGCGGTGGAGGTCGAGGACGTCCGGGCGCTGGCGAAGCCCGTGCTCCAGCACCGCCTGCTGACCAGCTTCCACGCCGAGGCCGAGGGCGTCACCTCCCGCACGATCATCGACCAGCTGCTGGAGACGGTGAAGCCCTAG
- a CDS encoding DUF58 domain-containing protein yields the protein MSTPVARSEASALDPAVISRLGSLQLKARQVVEGVLSGLHRSPHRGQSVEFAEHKEYAPGDEVRHIDWKAYGKFDKYYVKQFEHETNLRAYLLVDCSRSMAYASQPGGVSKLDYAKVVAASLAYLLARQSDAVGLIAFGSKVRQYLPARASGTHLHELVDRLDALRPEGETDLAAAVDALSERARRRALVLVLTDLLDPEPESLKILRSLRHARHDVAVLHLMDRAEVDFPFEDPTLFVGMEDDRSLQVSPTQIRESYLEEVAAFIEQARQSLRESDVQYRQVITDEPYDRFLLDFLALRGGGRRGAR from the coding sequence ATGAGTACGCCGGTCGCCAGGAGCGAGGCCTCGGCCCTCGACCCGGCGGTGATCTCTCGCCTCGGCTCCCTGCAGCTCAAGGCGCGGCAGGTCGTCGAGGGGGTGCTCTCGGGGCTGCACCGCTCCCCCCACCGGGGGCAGTCGGTGGAGTTCGCCGAGCACAAGGAGTACGCGCCCGGAGACGAGGTGCGGCACATCGACTGGAAGGCCTACGGCAAGTTCGACAAGTACTACGTCAAGCAGTTCGAGCACGAGACGAACCTGCGCGCCTACCTCCTGGTCGACTGCAGCCGCTCGATGGCCTACGCGTCGCAGCCGGGGGGGGTGAGCAAGCTCGACTACGCCAAGGTCGTGGCCGCCTCCCTGGCCTACCTGCTGGCTCGCCAGTCCGACGCGGTGGGGCTGATCGCCTTCGGCTCGAAGGTGCGCCAGTACCTGCCGGCCCGCGCCTCCGGCACCCACCTCCACGAGCTGGTCGATCGCCTCGACGCCCTGAGGCCCGAGGGTGAGACCGATCTCGCCGCCGCGGTCGACGCCCTCTCCGAGCGCGCCCGCCGGCGGGCCCTGGTGCTGGTGCTCACCGACCTGCTCGATCCCGAGCCCGAGTCCCTGAAGATCCTGCGCAGCCTGCGCCATGCCCGCCACGACGTGGCGGTCCTGCACCTGATGGATCGGGCCGAGGTCGACTTCCCCTTCGAGGATCCCACCCTCTTCGTGGGGATGGAGGACGATCGCAGCCTGCAGGTGAGCCCGACCCAGATCCGCGAGTCCTACCTGGAGGAGGTGGCGGCCTTCATCGAGCAGGCCCGGCAGAGCCTGCGCGAGAGCGACGTGCAGTACCGGCAGGTGATCACCGACGAGCCCTACGACCGCTTCCTCCTCGACTTCCTCGCCCTGCGCGGCGGGGGTCGGCGGGGGGCGCGATGA
- a CDS encoding BatA domain-containing protein: MSLTFAHPAFLWGALAALVPIVIHLINRRRSRQVEFAAIAFVLRSEARHARKLKLKRLILLLLRVAACIGVPLALARPYLAAPAAAGAPTRDARALVLVLDTSFSMRYRLDKKTLFERARAEGGELLDTLGPSDAVTVLPCADGPEGALEKPGYDLARARAALREAQVGYRASDLEACLEAAASLLPGSLLSELEIVVLTDLTATAWSLDAPAPQVKQGEKVVRPRVRVVDVAEGKPLPNHWIESVAAEPAYALGPRGYAFDVALRSSGGMESPGLSVSLVVADKAKVRGFADLPMDSSAHKLLSHTFESGGDRAGMLVLDGDALPEDDQAHFLVKVRQDVRALIVDGEPTTNRFDDEVYFVERALAPARGEGSAIFPTVIDAEGFRGDSLEGQDLVFLLNVGSLGAEAASALLRFVEEGGGLFVSVGSKTDADELNLSLGPVLPAALHLPRAAETGKVSFGAIAWDHPIFGIFIGEGREGFASARFGTYYLTRPPAKGALALATYEDDAPVLLVREVGKGRTALYTSTVDRAWTDFPIRTAFLPVMQQVAGYLAHSLEERRDFMVTLGEPHRLSFPDTVVEMKIQGPGEKGFEVQAPAIDQGEAVFPHTDRPGLYRVFARHEGEAALSPAPEHDFVVRLDPRESDTTRLDPAELEARFGRSEDAAAGLGAVVGGHRPASQPLWSLALALIVLLLTAEGWLLR; this comes from the coding sequence ATGAGCCTCACCTTCGCTCACCCTGCCTTCCTCTGGGGCGCCCTCGCGGCGCTGGTGCCCATCGTCATCCACCTGATCAACCGGCGTCGCAGCCGGCAGGTGGAGTTCGCCGCCATCGCCTTCGTCCTGCGCTCCGAGGCGCGCCACGCCCGCAAGCTGAAGCTCAAGCGCCTGATCCTCCTGCTCCTGCGGGTCGCCGCCTGCATCGGGGTGCCCCTGGCCCTGGCCCGGCCCTACCTGGCGGCCCCGGCGGCGGCCGGCGCGCCCACCCGGGACGCCCGGGCGCTGGTGCTCGTCCTCGACACCTCCTTCTCCATGCGCTACCGCCTCGACAAGAAGACCCTCTTCGAGCGGGCGCGCGCCGAGGGAGGCGAGCTCCTCGACACCCTCGGGCCCTCCGACGCGGTGACGGTCCTGCCCTGCGCCGACGGCCCGGAGGGGGCCCTGGAGAAGCCGGGCTACGATCTGGCCCGGGCCCGGGCGGCCCTGCGCGAGGCGCAGGTCGGCTACCGCGCCTCGGACCTCGAGGCCTGCCTAGAGGCCGCCGCCTCGCTCCTGCCGGGCTCGCTCCTCTCGGAGCTCGAGATCGTCGTCCTCACCGACCTGACCGCGACCGCCTGGTCCCTGGACGCGCCGGCGCCCCAGGTGAAGCAGGGCGAGAAGGTGGTCCGTCCCCGGGTGCGGGTGGTGGACGTGGCGGAGGGGAAGCCCCTGCCCAACCACTGGATCGAGTCGGTCGCCGCGGAGCCGGCCTACGCCCTGGGGCCGCGCGGCTACGCCTTCGACGTCGCCCTGCGCAGCTCGGGGGGGATGGAGAGCCCGGGGCTCTCGGTCTCGCTGGTGGTCGCGGACAAGGCCAAGGTCCGGGGCTTCGCCGACCTGCCGATGGACAGCAGCGCCCACAAGCTCCTCTCCCACACCTTCGAGAGCGGCGGCGATCGCGCGGGGATGCTCGTGCTCGATGGAGACGCCCTGCCCGAGGACGATCAGGCCCACTTCCTGGTGAAGGTGCGCCAGGACGTCCGCGCCCTGATCGTCGACGGCGAGCCCACCACCAACCGCTTCGACGACGAGGTCTACTTCGTCGAGCGGGCCCTGGCGCCCGCCCGCGGCGAGGGGAGCGCGATCTTCCCCACCGTGATCGACGCCGAGGGCTTCCGCGGCGATTCGCTCGAGGGTCAGGACCTGGTCTTCCTCCTGAACGTCGGCTCCCTCGGCGCCGAGGCGGCGAGCGCCCTCCTGCGCTTCGTCGAGGAGGGCGGGGGGCTCTTCGTCTCGGTGGGGTCGAAGACCGACGCCGATGAGCTCAACCTCTCCCTCGGGCCCGTCCTGCCGGCGGCCCTCCATCTCCCCCGGGCCGCCGAGACCGGCAAGGTCTCCTTCGGGGCCATCGCCTGGGATCACCCCATCTTCGGCATCTTCATCGGCGAGGGCCGCGAGGGCTTCGCCTCCGCCCGCTTCGGCACCTACTACCTCACCCGGCCGCCGGCGAAGGGCGCCCTGGCGCTGGCCACCTACGAGGACGACGCGCCGGTGCTGCTGGTGCGCGAGGTCGGCAAGGGCCGCACGGCCCTCTACACCAGCACCGTGGATCGCGCCTGGACCGACTTCCCGATCCGCACCGCCTTCCTGCCGGTGATGCAGCAGGTCGCCGGCTACCTCGCCCACTCCCTGGAGGAGCGGCGAGACTTCATGGTGACCCTCGGCGAGCCCCACCGGCTCTCCTTTCCGGACACCGTGGTGGAGATGAAGATCCAGGGCCCCGGCGAGAAGGGCTTCGAGGTGCAGGCCCCGGCGATCGATCAGGGCGAGGCGGTCTTCCCCCACACGGATCGGCCCGGGCTCTACCGGGTCTTCGCCCGGCACGAGGGAGAGGCCGCGCTCTCGCCGGCCCCCGAGCACGACTTCGTGGTCCGCCTCGACCCCCGGGAGTCCGACACCACCCGGCTGGATCCCGCCGAGCTGGAGGCGCGCTTCGGGCGCAGCGAGGACGCCGCGGCGGGGCTCGGGGCCGTGGTCGGGGGGCACCGCCCGGCCAGCCAGCCCCTCTGGTCCCTGGCCCTGGCGCTGATCGTGCTGCTCCTGACCGCCGAGGGCTGGCTCCTGCGCTGA
- a CDS encoding TatD family nuclease-associated radical SAM protein, which produces MSGAAHKLDERDTVVAYELNGNCYLNVTAKCTLRCAFCPKFNGTWEVKGYDLTLFREPSVEEMIAAVGEVERYGEVVFCGLGEPTLRLEAILEVGRALKARGATIRLNTDGLANLVHGRDVTPELASAVDNVSISLNAQDEALYEEHTRPTRPGSYPALLDFAARARDAGMKVSLTALDGLPGVDIEACRAIAEELGVTFRRRVYNEVG; this is translated from the coding sequence ATGTCCGGCGCCGCCCACAAGCTCGACGAGCGCGACACCGTCGTCGCCTATGAGCTCAACGGCAACTGCTACCTGAACGTCACCGCGAAGTGCACGCTGCGCTGCGCCTTCTGCCCGAAGTTCAACGGCACCTGGGAGGTGAAGGGCTACGACCTCACCCTCTTCCGGGAGCCCTCGGTCGAGGAGATGATCGCGGCGGTGGGAGAGGTCGAGCGCTACGGGGAGGTGGTCTTCTGCGGGCTGGGCGAGCCCACCCTGCGCCTCGAGGCCATCCTCGAGGTCGGCCGCGCCCTCAAGGCGAGGGGCGCCACGATCCGCCTGAACACCGACGGGCTGGCGAACCTGGTCCATGGCCGGGACGTCACCCCCGAGCTGGCCAGCGCCGTCGACAACGTCTCGATCTCCCTGAACGCCCAGGACGAGGCCCTCTACGAGGAGCACACCCGCCCCACGCGGCCCGGCAGCTATCCGGCGCTCCTCGACTTCGCGGCCCGCGCCCGGGACGCCGGCATGAAGGTCAGCCTCACCGCCCTCGACGGCCTGCCCGGCGTGGACATCGAGGCCTGCCGGGCGATCGCCGAGGAGCTCGGCGTGACCTTCCGCCGCCGCGTCTACAACGAGGTCGGCTAG
- a CDS encoding TIGR01212 family radical SAM protein (This family includes YhcC from E. coli K-12, an uncharacterized radical SAM protein.): MALSDRVRTFGQHLRSLHGERVHKIALNAGLSCPNRDGTKGRGGCIFCNNGSFTPRDEGPPPIHEQIAAGRAVVARRTGARKLIAYFQAYTNTHSDLGHLRALYDQALAEEDVLGLSVGTRPDCLPPAVLDLLCEIRDQGKIVWLELGLQSSFDATLERVRRGHTLEDYRQATLAARDRGIPVCTHLIVGMPGESALHARVTLDRVLELGIDGLKLHPLHVVKNTLLAKAHASGEYVPWTLPAYLETAADLIERTPETVFYHRVTGTCPPELLIAPEWCGKKWEVINGIEATLARRGTRQGSRLRRLDSMIHTLVPPALGCGYLPRHALELTLGGGRR; the protein is encoded by the coding sequence GTGGCGCTCTCGGATCGCGTCAGGACCTTCGGTCAGCACCTCCGCTCCCTGCACGGCGAGCGGGTGCACAAGATCGCCCTGAACGCCGGCCTCTCCTGCCCCAACCGGGACGGGACCAAGGGGCGGGGGGGCTGCATCTTCTGCAACAACGGCTCCTTCACGCCCCGGGACGAGGGGCCGCCCCCCATCCACGAGCAGATCGCCGCGGGCCGGGCCGTGGTCGCCAGGCGCACCGGCGCCCGGAAGCTCATCGCCTACTTCCAGGCCTACACGAACACCCACTCCGATCTCGGGCACCTGCGCGCGCTCTACGATCAGGCGCTGGCCGAGGAGGACGTGCTCGGGCTCTCGGTGGGCACCCGCCCCGACTGCCTCCCGCCCGCGGTCCTCGACCTGCTCTGCGAGATCCGCGACCAGGGCAAGATCGTCTGGCTGGAGCTGGGCCTGCAGTCGAGCTTCGACGCGACCCTCGAGCGGGTGCGGCGCGGCCACACCCTCGAGGACTACCGGCAGGCGACCCTGGCGGCGCGCGACCGGGGCATCCCGGTCTGCACTCACCTCATCGTGGGGATGCCCGGGGAGAGCGCCCTCCACGCGCGGGTGACCCTGGACCGGGTCCTCGAGCTCGGCATCGACGGCCTGAAGCTCCACCCCCTCCACGTGGTGAAGAACACCCTGCTGGCGAAGGCCCACGCCTCCGGGGAGTACGTGCCCTGGACGCTCCCGGCCTACCTCGAGACCGCGGCCGACCTCATCGAGCGCACGCCGGAGACCGTCTTCTACCACCGGGTCACCGGCACCTGCCCCCCCGAGCTCCTCATCGCCCCGGAGTGGTGCGGCAAGAAGTGGGAGGTCATCAACGGCATCGAGGCGACCCTCGCCCGCCGCGGGACGCGTCAGGGCTCTCGGCTGCGCCGCCTCGACTCGATGATCCACACCCTGGTGCCCCCGGCCCTGGGCTGCGGCTACCTCCCTCGCCACGCCCTGGAGCTGACCCTGGGCGGCGGGCGGCGCTGA
- a CDS encoding endonuclease/exonuclease/phosphatase family protein encodes MRPSSTPRSLALLLCLALQGVACGPPVDTGDGGVDAGPDGGGGEPVQVRVATFNTHLFFDDVCDSGACAPGDFEEQRSTSAFQTRAREIAAGIQGLGAQVVSLQEIENQKAFDAILAELPASFAHSTFGETGWPASLDVGLVSTVPLVGIRRHRDRVLERPDGTRTTFTREFLEVHLDADGHRLIVFCAHFRSKWQDDPGRREAEGAAAGEILAEAALANPAAGIVLAGDLNDVPGSPALDALEAAAQVERVAAELGSQDVTFEYQGTDYALDHLYLETSSAGTYRSGTVRVVRDGWGYAGSDHAAVRADFLVQ; translated from the coding sequence ATGAGGCCGTCCTCGACACCGCGCTCGCTCGCCCTGCTGCTCTGCCTCGCGCTGCAGGGTGTCGCCTGCGGGCCGCCGGTGGACACCGGCGACGGGGGCGTCGACGCCGGCCCGGACGGCGGCGGCGGGGAGCCGGTGCAGGTGCGGGTCGCCACCTTCAACACCCACCTCTTCTTCGACGACGTCTGCGACAGCGGCGCCTGCGCGCCCGGCGACTTCGAGGAGCAGCGCTCGACCAGCGCCTTCCAGACCCGGGCCCGGGAGATCGCCGCGGGGATCCAGGGGCTCGGCGCCCAGGTGGTCTCCCTCCAGGAGATCGAGAACCAGAAGGCCTTCGACGCCATCCTCGCCGAGCTGCCGGCCTCCTTCGCGCACTCCACCTTCGGCGAGACGGGCTGGCCGGCCTCCCTCGACGTGGGCCTGGTCTCGACCGTGCCCCTCGTCGGGATCCGGCGGCACCGCGACCGGGTCCTCGAGCGCCCCGACGGCACCCGCACGACCTTCACCCGGGAGTTCCTCGAGGTGCACCTCGACGCGGACGGCCACCGCCTGATCGTCTTCTGCGCCCACTTCCGCTCGAAGTGGCAGGACGACCCCGGCCGGCGGGAGGCGGAGGGGGCCGCGGCGGGGGAGATCCTGGCCGAGGCCGCCCTGGCGAACCCCGCGGCCGGCATCGTCCTGGCCGGCGATCTCAACGACGTGCCCGGGTCACCTGCCCTCGACGCCCTCGAGGCGGCGGCGCAGGTCGAGCGGGTGGCCGCCGAGCTCGGCAGCCAGGACGTCACCTTCGAGTACCAGGGGACCGACTACGCGCTGGACCACCTCTACCTGGAGACCAGCAGCGCTGGCACCTACCGGAGCGGTACGGTGCGGGTGGTGCGCGACGGCTGGGGCTACGCCGGCTCGGATCACGCCGCCGTGCGCGCCGACTTCCTCGTCCAGTAG